Proteins encoded by one window of Methanomicrobiales archaeon:
- the cfbD gene encoding Ni-sirohydrochlorin a,c-diamide reductive cyclase catalytic subunit, with the protein MQYIQPRPSSIVAALYTARDLMVDVSILHGPSGCSFKHARLLEEDGMRVLTTSLADNEFIFGGQIPLERVLHHAEAQFHPRRMAVVGTCVSMIIGEDLQAAVDHAGISTPTIVVNIHAGFRENIDGVIAALEPAAAAGWISQDELERQRFLLAKANEVERLRGAAYREYIEPSRGDLKHVAASRLLELAKSGARGVAVMNAKKETAYMFADELIALHDAAPGADVAYIANLEQRGLPKVRRDAASILREMEARGVRPDLCGALDEYGANGPAIGERILDAGAEFALIVGVPHAVEPAYTEGVEVFSVTNGPRQVEPLRSLGHRHVLVEVDLHPRTLGVRQIVESEFGAVLRSLA; encoded by the coding sequence ATGCAGTACATCCAGCCACGCCCGAGTTCGATCGTCGCCGCCCTCTACACGGCGCGGGACCTGATGGTTGACGTATCCATCCTGCACGGTCCGTCCGGATGCTCGTTCAAGCACGCCCGTCTGCTGGAGGAGGACGGCATGCGGGTGCTCACCACCTCGCTCGCGGACAACGAGTTCATCTTCGGCGGGCAGATCCCGCTCGAACGAGTGCTGCACCACGCGGAGGCGCAGTTCCATCCCCGGCGGATGGCGGTCGTCGGCACCTGCGTCTCGATGATCATCGGCGAGGACCTCCAGGCTGCCGTCGATCACGCCGGCATCTCGACGCCGACGATCGTGGTGAACATCCACGCCGGGTTCCGCGAGAACATCGATGGTGTCATCGCCGCCCTGGAGCCGGCCGCCGCGGCCGGATGGATCAGCCAGGACGAGCTCGAGCGGCAGCGGTTCCTCCTCGCAAAGGCGAACGAGGTGGAGCGGCTGCGGGGCGCCGCGTACAGGGAGTACATCGAGCCCTCGCGGGGGGACCTGAAGCACGTCGCCGCCTCCCGGCTGCTCGAACTCGCGAAGAGCGGCGCCCGCGGCGTCGCTGTCATGAACGCCAAGAAGGAGACGGCCTACATGTTCGCCGACGAACTCATCGCCCTGCACGACGCCGCCCCCGGGGCCGACGTTGCCTATATCGCCAACCTGGAGCAGCGGGGTCTCCCCAAGGTGCGGCGGGACGCGGCGTCGATCCTGCGGGAGATGGAGGCGCGGGGGGTTCGCCCCGATCTCTGCGGGGCGCTCGACGAGTACGGGGCGAACGGCCCCGCCATCGGGGAGCGGATCCTCGATGCTGGAGCGGAGTTCGCCCTCATCGTCGGGGTCCCCCACGCGGTGGAGCCGGCATACACGGAGGGCGTCGAGGTCTTCTCCGTAACGAACGGCCCCCGCCAGGTCGAACCCCTGCGGAGCCTGGGGCACCGCCACGTGCTGGTCGAGGTCGACCTCCACCCCAGGACACT
- the cfbE gene encoding coenzyme F430 synthase, whose translation MDLLVLDTIHGGLDLARHLSSAGHRVDCVDVYRGAEGISPELARTRRYDRVIAPVHLDPDHPLLALAPVMSHHQAVAWLLEGRTPRPMVEISGAQGKTTTAHALAHAMPGAGILHTSRGTFGYPERALIQRKSIAPASVIEAAALARERNGWLIAEESIGVSGAGDLAILTSRKDFRIATGKKSALSEKWRSIRRAPLRLLPPGCAARAPNEVSVEDAVQCRGDECIYTCNGWIGSFRNPLLALSAYREPLMMAAAAACLLSVDPAPLTAFPALEGRMAHRWSAGTLIVDNANSGTSAETTIEAAAYARALAGRADLTIVIGEESRAVCEGFPEEDIRRAIAAIRPDRVVRVGEGGDAATLAAGEEIARSITERGSILLAVKTWR comes from the coding sequence ATGGATCTCCTGGTGCTGGACACCATCCACGGCGGGCTTGACCTGGCCCGTCACCTCTCCTCCGCCGGGCACCGCGTGGACTGCGTGGACGTCTACCGGGGCGCGGAGGGCATATCCCCGGAACTGGCCCGAACACGCCGCTACGACCGTGTGATCGCCCCGGTGCACCTGGACCCGGACCACCCGCTCCTCGCCCTCGCCCCCGTCATGAGCCACCACCAGGCGGTCGCCTGGCTGCTGGAGGGGCGGACACCCCGTCCGATGGTCGAGATCAGCGGAGCGCAGGGGAAGACCACCACCGCCCATGCGCTCGCCCATGCGATGCCGGGAGCGGGCATCCTCCACACCTCCCGCGGGACCTTCGGCTACCCGGAGCGGGCGCTGATCCAGAGAAAGAGCATCGCGCCGGCGTCGGTGATCGAGGCAGCGGCGCTCGCGCGGGAGCGGAACGGCTGGCTGATCGCCGAGGAGTCCATCGGCGTCAGCGGAGCCGGCGACCTGGCAATCCTCACGTCCAGAAAGGATTTCCGGATCGCCACCGGAAAGAAGAGCGCCCTCTCCGAGAAGTGGCGGTCGATCCGGCGGGCGCCTCTTCGCCTGCTGCCGCCGGGCTGCGCGGCCCGGGCCCCGAACGAGGTCTCCGTGGAGGATGCGGTGCAGTGCCGGGGCGACGAGTGCATCTATACCTGCAACGGCTGGATCGGCTCGTTCAGGAATCCCCTGCTCGCCCTCTCCGCCTACCGAGAGCCCCTGATGATGGCGGCGGCGGCCGCCTGCCTGCTCTCGGTCGATCCCGCGCCCCTGACCGCATTCCCGGCGCTCGAGGGGAGGATGGCGCACCGCTGGAGCGCCGGGACGCTGATCGTGGACAATGCCAACTCCGGCACCTCCGCGGAGACGACGATCGAAGCCGCCGCCTACGCCCGCGCCCTCGCCGGTCGGGCGGACCTGACGATCGTCATCGGCGAAGAGTCGCGGGCCGTCTGCGAGGGGTTTCCCGAGGAGGACATACGGAGGGCGATCGCCGCCATCCGCCCGGACCGCGTGGTGCGGGTGGGAGAGGGCGGAGATGCGGCGACGCTCGCCGCGGGCGAGGAGATCGCCCGTTCGATCACGGAGAGGGGGAGCATCCTCCTCGCCGTCAAGACCTGGAGATGA
- the cfbA gene encoding sirohydrochlorin nickelochelatase, translating to MSKKGMLLVGHGSKLPYNKELVEETAHLIQRMSQEFVVKCGFMSINEPSVEASLEDFRSEDIDLIVVVPLFLAKGVHILKDIPALLGLEPGRNRGSFLLNGRSIPLYYADPIGQDPLLAELMLKNAYRAIEEQT from the coding sequence ATGAGTAAGAAGGGCATGTTACTCGTTGGACACGGGAGCAAGCTGCCGTACAATAAGGAACTGGTGGAGGAGACGGCACACCTGATCCAGCGGATGAGCCAGGAGTTCGTCGTCAAATGCGGCTTCATGAGCATCAACGAACCCAGCGTCGAGGCGTCGCTCGAGGATTTCCGCTCGGAAGATATCGACCTGATCGTCGTCGTCCCCCTCTTCCTGGCCAAGGGCGTTCATATTTTGAAGGACATCCCCGCCCTCCTGGGCCTGGAGCCGGGGCGGAACCGGGGGAGTTTTCTCCTGAACGGGAGGAGCATCCCCCTCTACTACGCTGACCCGATCGGGCAGGATCCGCTGCTCGCGGAGCTGATGCTGAAGAACGCCTATCGAGCCATCGAAGAGCAGACCTGA
- a CDS encoding methanogenesis marker 9 domain-containing protein, which translates to MSEDLFELSLNNTRIKTPIALASMAGITDAPYVSGRADHIGAAFIGGYSIDAKTIAASREMACTGRKEWLYDDPVEELSRQIALLDGSGLAIGINLRGSAPESYRHVAEALGDSVIYEIDAHCRQAPMVAAGAGEHLIRHPEDLAAAIAALKSAGVTVSVKIRAGVAADDRHLARAIWRAGADILHADLMDFGYRKCREIRNSMPLFLIANNGLHTFGRMREMFSHGADMISVARHSEPGTLAGLDAAITRYTEEYGWYNAPKQICRGGDIRGLAFCCLPVKDCALLPTLARIGLSREEYVQCKRAGVRGTLLEPGPLTCFGSMAWCCKATSACMLRDTSLARAGISTQQYMKEKHHLADKIMKKIFHDSVHPDDAR; encoded by the coding sequence ATGTCAGAGGATCTTTTCGAACTCTCGCTTAACAATACACGCATCAAGACACCCATCGCCCTCGCCTCCATGGCGGGGATCACCGACGCGCCCTACGTCAGCGGGCGTGCCGACCATATCGGGGCGGCCTTCATCGGGGGCTACTCCATCGATGCAAAGACGATTGCAGCGAGCCGGGAGATGGCCTGCACGGGACGGAAGGAGTGGCTCTACGACGATCCCGTGGAGGAGCTCTCCCGCCAGATCGCGCTCCTGGACGGTTCGGGTCTGGCGATCGGCATCAACCTCCGCGGGAGCGCTCCGGAGTCCTACCGCCACGTCGCGGAGGCGCTCGGGGACTCCGTGATCTATGAGATCGACGCCCACTGCCGCCAGGCCCCGATGGTGGCGGCCGGGGCGGGCGAGCACCTGATCCGCCACCCGGAGGATCTCGCCGCCGCGATCGCGGCCCTGAAGTCGGCGGGGGTCACGGTCTCGGTGAAGATCCGCGCCGGCGTTGCCGCTGACGATCGCCACCTCGCCCGCGCGATCTGGAGGGCGGGCGCCGACATCCTCCATGCGGACCTGATGGACTTCGGCTACCGCAAGTGCCGCGAGATTCGGAACAGCATGCCCCTCTTCCTGATCGCCAACAACGGGCTGCACACCTTCGGCCGCATGAGGGAGATGTTCTCCCACGGGGCGGACATGATCTCGGTCGCCCGCCACTCGGAGCCCGGGACGCTGGCCGGACTGGACGCAGCGATCACCCGCTACACCGAGGAGTACGGCTGGTACAATGCCCCGAAGCAGATCTGCCGGGGCGGGGACATCCGCGGGCTCGCCTTCTGCTGCCTGCCGGTCAAAGACTGCGCCCTGCTCCCGACGCTCGCCCGCATCGGCCTCTCGCGGGAGGAGTACGTCCAGTGCAAGCGGGCCGGCGTGCGGGGGACCCTGCTCGAACCGGGCCCTCTCACCTGCTTCGGGTCGATGGCCTGGTGCTGCAAGGCGACCTCCGCCTGCATGCTGCGGGATACGTCGCTCGCGCGGGCCGGCATCTCGACGCAGCAATACATGAAGGAGAAGCATCATCTTGCGG